TGTGATGAGATCCGGGACGCTGGCCAGCAGTGCCGGGCCTTCGATCGCCAGCAGGTATTCATTCTGGACTTGGACTTCGATGCGCCGTCCGTGGTCGTTCCCCAGGCCTTCCACCGTTATGGTTCCCCGGATGAACCCGTCGCGCGTGGTCCGGTCCACATCGACGATTTTTCCGGAAATGAGCGCGACGGCACTGAGCTCTGCGATGAGCTCGGTGATTGGATCCTGGCTGTTCTGGACAATCCTTCCCAGGCTGAGAGCCTGGCTGACGGTGCCTTGGACCGTGGCGCGGGCTGCTTCCCCGGGTGTCATGAGGTAGTCCGCCATGACGGCATTGGCTCCCGATGCGATGCACACGGCCCGAGCCCATCGCTCAGACCATTCCGGGCTGACGGTGACAAGGCTGCCCACATTGCCGATCGCGTCTGTGAGGAACAGGGTCCCCGGTGAAATCCCGGCAACATTCATCGAAATCATTTGAAGTTCAGGAAACGCCCGTCCTATGCCATCGGCGTCAAGGAGCGGCAATCCCAGGCGGGATGCCCAGCCGACCGGAGATACTCCATTGGCTCCGCCGATCTCCGCCGCCATGACGGCGACGACTTTACGGCCCGTGGCCTTTTCCACTTCCTGGCGGAGTTGCGCCGGTTCATCGCCGCTTCCGAGTATTTCCATACCCGCGGTGGGGGCTCCAATGATGGACATCGGCATGACGATTCCGTCCGCGGGAAGGTCCGAGGGCCGCACCAGCGCCACGTTTCCGTATCGGCGGATTGAATCCTGCGCCGCAAGGACACTGGAGCCAACGTCACCGCCGCCGCCCGTGCCGAGAACAGCACATCCGATTCCCAGTGCTTCGATGTCATCGGGGCCGATCCATGTCCTTGTCATGCGCTGAGCCCTTGTTCGGAACGTGCCGCGGCACGGCTTTCAGAATTCCTGGTGATGGGCCACAGAACGATGTAGCAAACGGCCGACACGATCGGGCCAAGGAAGGCCGAAAGGTCCGCCCCCCGAGCAGCCCGGACACCGGGCCCTGGTAGGTCGAGGTGTGGACGCACAGGAGATTGACCACAGAGCCCAGGCCAAAGGAGACAACCCCGTTGACACTCCATCCGCCCCAGTACCAGTGCCGGCCTTGGGGGTTCTCCTTGTGAAGTTCCGCGCCGTCGTACCGGTTTTTCCTGAGCAGGATGTCAGCAACGTAAATGGCCATGGACGGGGCAAGAACAACCACAGTGAGTTCAAGGGTCTGGGACAGTGATCCCAGAAAATCGTTATTGAAGATCGCATACGCGGCCAGTGCGCAGCTGATCAGTCCGTCCAGGAATACGGTCCGCGCCCTGGACATTCTGATACCCAGGGATTGCAGGCAGAGTCCAGAAGAATAGGCTGTCAGAATGTTGCTCGTCATCGAGCTGAACATGATGACCAGAAGCAGGATGGGGTAGAACCACGCCGGAAGGATCGCCTCCAGCGAGGACTGGGCATCCTGCATATCGATGCTCGTCCCGGCGATGACGCCAAGGACGCCGATGAGGAACGAGGGAAGGAATCCGCCCAGTCCTGTCCAGACCAGAACCTTCTTTGCGCTCACTGTCCGCGGCAGGTAGCGCGCGTAGTCGGCCCCTGTCGCCCAGGACAAAGGAATCGCGGCGGTAATGGATATCCCCAGCAGCACCGCAACAAGCAACTCGTTGCCCTGCAGCGCAGTTTCCGGCTGATAGTCGAAGTTCGCATGGCCGATGACAAAGGAACCCAAAACAGCCATAGCCACGGCCAGGACGATCGAAAAAATCGGGCTGAGCCGGGCAATAGTTGCATGCCCGTAAATGCTGACCGTAAAGGTCACAACGGCGGTAACAAGCAAAATCGCGATCTTGACAGGGACGGAGACTTCAACGCCCAACCGTTCAGCCAGCGCGAATCCAGCCAGCGAACCGATGGCAAGGTTGATGAACTCATAGCAGATCGCCACGAGCCAGCCAACACCGGCGCTCAACGGCCGGTTGCCGCGGATCCCGAACATCGCCCGGGTCACCACCACGCTCGGCGTGCCGGACACCGGACCGCTGATCGCCAGCAATCCGACGCCAACCCAGTACAGATTGCCGACGAAGAGAACAATCACGGACTGCCACAAAGACAAACCCAGCAGGATGACCGCTCCGCCGAGGGTGAAGTACAGGTAGGCGATATTCGCCGCAAACCATACCCAAAACAACTCCCGGGGGCGCCCGTGACGCTCCGCTTCAGGGATCTGGTCGATCCCTCGGGACTCAACTTTGCCAACAACGTCGACGGCATGGTTGCCGCCATGTTCCGCCGGCATGGCTATCACCGCTTGATCCTCGAACATCGAGTCCTCCCGTCCCTTGTTGGCCGGTTGGCCAATATTTGTTTTAAATGTATTCCACCTCACAGTGCGAGGTCAAGACATAATTGGCCGGAAGGCCAATTATGAATCAGAAGTGGCTAGACTATGGTCATGAGCGCATCTCCAAAACGACGGAAAGCACCTGCCGAGCGGCGTCAGGAAATCCTGGAGGCCGCGGCCGGCATTGCTCTGACGAGTGGCCTGGAAGCAGTGACAAAGAGGGAGGTGGCCGACAGGCTGGGCTGCGCTCCCGGACTCGTCCACCACTATTTCGCCACGGTCGACGACCTTGCGGCCGAGGGCTTCACCTGGGCGATGATGACCGAGCAGGACTCAACCTTTCAAAATGTCGCCGCCAGCCCAACCGCCATGGAGGGAATGCGCCGGCTCCTTGGCCAGTGGTTCGATGAAAATGCGACCGATCATGGGATGTTGTGGCTGGACGCCTGGAGCCAGGCTCGCCGGAAAGACGGCATCCGTCAGGCGGTGGACAATGTCATGAGGGACGGCCACATCAGGGTCGTTGAACTGATCGTCCGCGGAGAACGTGAAGGAACCTTCAACGTCGTCGACCCTGACGAAGTAGCTTGGACCATCCTGACGCTTCTGGACGGCGTCATTGTTCATTCGTCCCTCCAGGTAAACCGCGGGCTAATCGACGTGGTCGGGACACTCACAGCGCTGGCCGAGGCACAATTGGGCTTGGCGCCTGGAAGCCTCTCGCCGGCACGACACACCACGGAAGCCGACGTGTCCGAGCCTTCCCCTCCGGGGGATTCGCAAGGTACCACCAGCACAGCACATTCTGCTCCTGCCGATTCGCGCTTCGTTCCCAGCTGAACAACGCCGGCAACTCGCAGAACGCAACGACGAGCTCGACCCCGCACGTGTCATTTTTCAGAAGTCGTCTGCGCCGTTTCATGCGGCAGACCTGCCCCGGCGTAAAGAAGTTCTGACAAGCCGACCTCAACAGTCCTCTGCCTGACCTTTGCCCAGCGTGAGGAGATCGCGGTGATGCGCGCCCAGGGATACTCGCTGCGCCGGATCGGGGCGGTGATCGGCCGATCTGCCTCGACGGTGTCCAGGGAGCTTCGGCGCAATTCGGTGGCCGGGTTGCCCTACCGGGCGACATCGGCTCACGCGCTGGCGTATGAGCGGGCTTCGCGGCCGAAACCGGCGAAACTGCACACGAACACGGTGTTGCGTGCGAAGGTGGAAGAGGACCTGAAAAAGAAGTACTCGCCTGAGCAGATCGCAGGACGCCTGCGGGTTGAGTTTCCCGATGAGCCGGAGATGCGGGTGTCACCTGAGACCATTTACCAGTCTCTCTACGTTCAGTCCCGCGGAGTGCTGAACCGCGATCTGGCCGCGTGTTTGCGCACCGGACGGGCGCTCAGGCAGCCCTGCAGGAAAGCCGGCCAGCGGAAGAACCGGATCCCGGGGATGATCAATATCTCCGAACGTCCCCCCGAGGTTCAGGACCGTGCGGTGCCAGGGCACGGGGAGGGCGACCTCATCATCGGCAAAGGCAACCAGTCCGCGATCGGGACCCTCGTGGAGAGAACCACCAACTACACGATGCTCGTTCACCTGCCGGACGGGTACAAAGCAGAACAAATGCGTGACGCCCTGGCAGCCAAGATCAAGACGCTCCCCGAGGCGCTGAGGCATTCCCTCACCTGGGACCAAGGCATCGAAATGCAGGACTGGAAAACCGTGAAGATCGACGCCGGCATCGACATCTACTTCTGCGATCCGCACTCACCCTGGCAGCGGGGCATCAACGAAAACACGAATGGCCTGCTGCGTCAGTACTTCCCGAACGGCACGGACCTGCGCATCCACAGCGCCGAAGACCTCGACTGGGTCGCACAGGAACTCAACGACCGGCCACGCAAAAGACTAGAGTTCAGAAAACCGATCGAATTGATCGAAGGACTCCTGTTGCAATGACCGCCTGAATCCGCCGTACGATTTTTTCCGTTTTCTGAAGCGGCCCCCTTATGCCGATAGTGGCCAGGCCGGATAGCGCGACTGCCTGCCCGCATGGTGTGCGGACAGGCAGTCTGTCCTGGCTGGTGTATCGGTTCCTCTCAGCCCCTTCTATCGGGACCGGGATCGCCGGGGTCGTTCTGCGGGTCAGGGGCGGAAGAGCTCCTCGAAGGTGCCCGATGTGGTGGGCGAGCAGGTGTTGGCCAGGCAGCCCAGGTGCCACAGGTGCTCGATGGTGGAGAGCAGGGTGTAGTGGTCCGACACCTTGTTCGTTGTCTTGTGCGGGCCGTCAGCGGAGTTGATCACGATCATCGGTGCGTGCCCGCCGCCGAGGACGGCCCCGTTCTGCCCGACCGGGCTGCCGGGGCCGCCAGAGGATCCGGAGTAGTCGTTCTCGTCCCAGGCGAGGACGATGCTGGACTTGGTCGTCTTCCACGTGGGGGAGTCCATGATCTGGTGGACGGTCTGCTTGACGTAGGTGTCGCCGAGCTGGATCGCGCCGTGGTCGGGGCCGGAGTCGGGGTAGCCGCACTGTGGCAGGTTGATGAGGGCGGCCCCGGAGGGGGAGATTCCGTGCATGTCGTGGCACTGGTTAGGGCTGATCCAGACGAAGTTCGGCACGTTGCCGCTGGCCAGGTCGGTCTTCAGGTTGTTCTCCAGGGGCACAATGTTTTGCAGGCGCGGGCTGCCCGGGTAGTTGATGTCCGAGAAGTACATGAAGGGGTTGTGCTTCTGCGCGTACAGCTTCACTGTCGTCGAACCGATCGTAGGCGCGTATTCGACCTGGGAGCCGGCGCTCGGGAGGTTCTCCATGTACGCCTTCCAGCTCAGCCCCTTGTTCTCGAGCTGATCGACAATGGTTTGTCCGGAGAACATATGCGCAGTCGCGGAGGCACTGGCGACCTGCTTCGAAGTGAGGAGTCCGGTGGCCCCGGTGTCACTGGAGCCGGGAACAAACTCTTCGGGGGCGCACGCGACATTAGCGCCGGCTTTGCAGTCGTCCCAGATGCCCTGGGAGCTTCCCGAGATGGTTGCGAGGTAGTTCGGGAGGCTGGGGTGGGTGACGCCGTGGTAGTTCGCCGCGGTGTTGTAGCGCTGGGCGAGTGAATTGATGTAGGGCGCATCGGTGGTGTTGCCGATGACCTGGTCGTAGCCGTGGTTCTCCATCATGATGACGAAAACATGGTCAGGGCCGTTTGTCCCCTGCCCGGCCGCCTGGGCGACCGGGCCCGACGTCGTTTGCGCGTCCGCGGGTGCAGCCGCACCAAGGGCCGCGAATCCAGTGAACGCGACGGCGGCAGCAAGTGCCGCTGCTGCCACCGCTCGGTTTTTCAGCATATTGGGCATCGAATATGTCCTTTCGGGTTGCGCCCCGGACGGAACGACAGTTTCGTTGGTTGTACAGCAAGGTGAAGCTCAGGTGACGGACGGCGGAGCGAACGACAGCCTGCGGTCCCCGGCCCGGGCCGGCCTCTTATCGGCCCAGCTGTGGGTCGCTCGTGAGCGCGCGGCTGTTCTCGAGCCGGCCGGCCAGGACGCGGACGAGCTTCGGGTCGCCGGCGGAGGTGATCGTCAGGTCGTACCAGCCGCCCTGGGTCGGGATGACGACCGTCCGGGCCTGACCCGGGTTGAGCGAGAGCGTCTGGGAGCCTGCTCCGTACGCGTCCTTGAGCGTGAGGGCCATGCCCGCGGGTCCGGTGTTCTCGATCCGGAACTGTGCGTGCGGCGACTTTCCGTCAGCGGTCACTCTCACGCGGAGGTCTGCGGCCGCCGTCGTGCCGGCGAGGCGCCGGTACCAGCCGGCCGGGCCGTGCATGTGCACGTCGTACTCGGCGCCGAGCGCCCAGGTCGCGTCGAGCGAAGCCCTGGCTCCGATGGTGTATGAGTACGGAGCCTGCGGCAGGAGGTTGGAGCGGACCTGCACGTGCACACCGAGGGTGCCGCGGTTGGACCAGTGCGCGGCGAGCGTGCCGCCCGCAATGGTGGCCTCAACGCCGAGGGCGTAGCCCAGCGGACGGGACGGGCGCGTGCCTTTCTCCTGGGAGGGCATGCTGTTCACAGCCGGCGGCGTCGGAACGTAGTTCGGGTGGCGGTTGTGGTCCACCGGCTTGTACGCCGAGGTGTCGGGCAGGGCAGGGGCCGCACCGCCGGCGGCGGAGAAGTCGAAAGCGCTGGTGAGGTCGCCGCTGACCGCGCGGCGCCACGGCGTGATGTTCGGCGAGGCCACGCCGAAGCGGGCTTCGAGGAACCGGATGATCGATGTGTGGTCGAACGTCTCAGAACACACCCACCCGCCCATGCTCCACGGGGAGACGACAATCATCGGCACGCGCACACCCAGGCCGAAGTGTCCCGGGACGTCCTTGCTGCCGTAGAAGGTCGGTGTGCCGTCGTACCACTCGCCTGCGGTCGAGACCGTGGAAGCACCCGGGATCTGCGGGGTATTCGGGTGCGGCGGGACGATGTGGTCGAAGAATCCGTCGTTCTCGTCGTACATGAAGAACACGGCCGTCTTGCTCCAGACCTCCGGGTTGGACGTGAGGATGTCTAGGATGTTGGCCGCATACCAGGCACCGAAGTTCGGCGGCCAGTTGGAGTGCTCCGTGTACGCCTCCGGGGCCACGATGTAGGACACCTGCGGGAGCTTCCCCGAGGCGACGTCCTCGCGGAAGATGCTGAAGAGGTCATCTCCGGCCTTGGCGTTCGTGCCGGTACGCGCCTTCTCGTACAACGCAGTTCCAGGCTTCGCGTCCTGGTACTGCTTAAAGTACAGGAGCGGGGTGTCGCCGTAGTTGCCGATGTGCGCGTCGTTGGTCCATCCCCAGTAGCCTTTGGCGTCGAGTCCGTCGCCGATGTCCTGGTAGACCTTCCAGCTCACCCCGGCCTGCTCAAGCTCTTCGGGGTAGGTGCTCCACCAGTAGCCTTTCTCGTCGTTCCACAGGTCCGGGCCCCCGCCCTTGCGGTCCGGATCGTCACCGCCGGCGAACATGTAGTAGCGGTTCGGGTCCGTCGGGCCGAGCACCGAGCAGTGGTACTGGTCACATACGGTGAACACGTCCGCGAGGCCGAAATGGAACGGAATGTCCTGGCGCCCGTAAAAAGCCATGGTCGCGTCCGACTTCGCGGGCAGCCACCGGTCGTACTTGCCCGCGTTGAAGGCCTCGTGGGTCATTTTCCACGAGTGGTCGAGGTCTTCCATGAACTGCATGCCCAGGTTCGGCGCGTCCGGGTGGTAGGGGAGGACCTCACGCGTGCCGTTGTTCTGGTAGAAGGCGTCCTTGCCGCTGGGCAGGACCGCGGGGTGCGGGTCCGAGAACCCGCGCACACCCTTCAACGTGCCGAAATAGTGATCGAAGGCGCGGTTCTCCTGCATGAAGACCACCACATGCTCAACATCCTTGATCGAGCCGGTGGCCCGGTTGGCCGGGATCGAGGCGGCGCGTGCGACGCTTTGGCCGAGCATCTCGGCGATCGCGGTGCTCGCAGCACCAGCGCCCGCGAGCTGAAGAAAACGTCGACGATCGAGACCGGGCATGAACTGCTCCTCATACTTGATTACTGGCAAACCCCCGGCGCAGTGTTCCAGCACCAGGTAAAGCACAGGTATCGAAACGGCAAACTCTCGGTGACACGCCCACCCGGGGCGAGGAGCACAGGCCCCAACCAAGGTAGGCGGCTCGTTCCCGTGATGCCGTCTTGGTAGGTCGCTGCGACCTGATTGCCGGATCCCCGCCTACCAAGGACCGCACGACAATCAGAACCTCCTGTGGGAAAACGAGCGGTAAAAGTCGTCAGGACCCCAGCTCTTCGGTTGAGTGAATCCGGCGGATGAGGGTGAGGCCGGCACCTACCAGGACCCGGGCTCCGGCGGCCTGGACAAGCAGGACGATGAAGGCCAGGAATTGCCCTAGGAGCATGACGAACGCCACCCAATCGTGGTGGCGTACGTCAAGTGGAAGGCGAGCATCGAAGAGTCAGTCATATGCTCATGCCTGCAGGCCGGGGGGCCGGATGATGCGGCGCTGGGTGGCGGCGGCGATGGCTGCGGTGCGGTTGTCCACGCCGAGTTTGCCGTAGATGTGGCCCAGGTGGGTTTTCACGGTTGCCTCGGAGATGAAGATTTGTTTGGCGATGGCGCGGTTGGATAGCCCGGTGGCCAGCAATTCGAGCAGTTGGACTTCCCGCGGGGTGAGGGTGGGCGCGGGGTTGTTGATTCGGCCCATGAGCAGGGCTGCGACTCTTGGTGCCAGCGCCGTCTGGCCGGCGGCGGCGGCCAGTACTGCCTGGTGGATCTGTTCGGGAGGGGCGTCCTTGAGCATGTAGCCGCTGGCTCCTGCTTCCACCGCGGCCAGGATATCGGCGTCCGTGTCGTAGGTGGTCAGGATCAGGACCGGCGGAGGTTCCTCGAGCAGTTTGATGCGCGATGTGGCCGTGACTCCGTCCATTCCGGCGCCCATTTGCAGGTCCATGAGCACGACGTCAACCCGGTCACCCAGAATTTGCAGCCGTTTCAGTTCCTTGAGAGCTGCTTCCCCGTCGGCCGCTTCGGCTGCCACTGAGATGCCTTCGAAGGCGGTGAGCATCGCCCTCAGCCCGGCCCTGACGACGGGATGGTCATCGACCAGCAGAATGCGGATATCCTTCATTGCTCTTCCCTCCCGAAAGTCTCGTCCAGGGGCAGGCGGACGGCCACTACCGTCCCCTCCCCGGGGGCCGATTCCAGGTCAAGTGAACCGTTGAGTGCCCTCACCCGTTGCTGCAGCGAGAGGATCCCGTAACCGGTCCCATCCGTCCGGGCCTGTGTCCGCGCCGTTAATCCGGCGGGATCAAAACCGGCACCGTCATCATAGATGTCCATCGTGACTTCACTGCCCAGAAATGCGACGGTCACGACGGCGTTGCCGGCTCGGGCATGGTTTCTGACGTTGGCGAGGCTGGCCTGGGCTGCCCGGAGCAGGGTCACCCGGTATGGCTGCGGCAGCTCCACGGGGTCACCGTCGAGTTCGAACCGGCACCGCAGCCCCAGGCCCCGGGCCGCGGAGCTGGTTTCGGTGCTTTCGCAGAGCCGGCGCAGACTCTCGATCAGGGAAGCTCCCTGCAACTGCGGGGACGAGAGCCCGCGGACGAAACTGCGGGCCTCTGCCAGGTTCTCCGACGCGGTCTGCTGAACCAGCGCAAAGCGTGCAGCGGCGGTAGCGGTGTCTCCGTCCGCGAGCGACTTTTCCGCCGCGCGGGCCACCAGAACGATGCTCGAGAACCCCTGGGCGAGGGTGTCGTGGATTTCCCGGGCCAGCCGTTCGCGCTCGGCCAGGACGCCGGCGTCGTGTTGGGATGCGGCCAGCTGCGCGCGGGTCCGGCGGAGTTCATCGGCTGCACGGCGCTGGTTCTCGGCTTCCCGGTAGAGCGCCCGGTAGGCAAGTCCGGTCACGATGGAAAACGCCGCACCGAAGAGCGGGCCAATGACGACCGCTGGCTGGGGGGCGGGGAGCCCGCTGGCGGTCCATTGGGCGGCAATGACCGCCGCCGTCATCAACGCGATCGTCAGCAGCGCAATCCGACGCGGCAGCAGGTGCAGGTGGAGGAAGAAGAGGGGAAACGCCAACCACGCGAAGTCCCCACTCCCGGCCAGGAGGAGGAACCACAAAGCGGTGACGATTCCCAGCCACAGGACCCCGTAGGGTCGCGGATCGAAACCCGCTCCGGCCGCGGCGAAGCGCTTTTCCAGGATCGTCCCGGTGAGATACACACCGGCCAGAACCAGCGACGTCCCGGCCAGGACGTATCGCAGAAGGTCCCCGCCACCAGATATGAGCAGCCTCAGGAGGGCCACCCCGAGCAGGGCGGCGAAGCCGACGTGCAGGGTCACCCTCAGTACGCGCAGGATCGCAACGGAGGGCGCTGTATCGAGGTCGTCGGGCAGGCCGTTGCCCGGTCCTAAGGGACCGTCGCTGTCCGGCGCGGGGAGCTGGTCTGTGGCGGGCATTGGATCAGCTTATGCGTCCCCGGTCCGGCGCGGGTCAACCAAAAGGTTGACCCTGGGATCAACCATTCGTCCGCCCCATATCAACCACCTGCACGATGGCGCGCGCCCCTGCCCGCGGGAGAGTGGATACAGGAGCTTTTCCCGCCCCCCCGCGTCACCCATTGAAAGAAGAGAAAACGTGTTTCTTGCTATCCGCGATATCCGCTTTGCCAAGGGCAGGTTCGCCCTGATGGGCGGTGTCGTCGCCCTGATCACCCTGCTGCTGGTCATGCTCTCAGGACTTACCGCCGGCCTGGGGGACCAGTCAACTTCCGCAATCGACAAACTCGGCGCCGTCCACGGCAGCGGAGTCACCACCCGGGCGGTAGACAGCATCGCGTTCGGTGCACCCGGCACCAACGAGCCCAAGGCCTCCTTCACCGAAAGCGAAGTCACCGCCGCGCAGCTCGAGAGCTGGAAGAACCGGGCCGGCGTGCAGGACGCAGAAGCCCTGGGCATCAGCCAGACCCGTTTCCAGGCCGTGGCCGGGGGCACCGGAGCCGGTACCGGCACCACCAACGTCGCCGTGTTCGGCGTCGCACCCGAGGGCCAGTTGCCCCCTTCCCGCGTCAGCGCCGACACCGTCGTGATCGGAACATCCGTGGCCAAGGCCCTTTCCCTGAACACCGGGGACAAGGCCAACGTCGGAGGCACCGAACTGACTGTCAGCGCCGTGGTCGAGGACCAGTGGTATTCCCACACCAGCGTCGTCTGGACTGCGCTTCCCACCTGGTCCAAGCTCGCCCACCTCAGCGACCCGGGACAGGTCGGAACCGTCGCCGCCATCACGTACAAGGACCGCGCCACCGTTGACGAAGCCGCCGCCAACACCGCAGCGCACACCGTCAGCGCTTCCCGCACCGGATCCTTCCAGGCACTGGGCTCCTACAAGAGCGAGAACGGCTCCCTGACCCTGATGCAGGCCTTCCTCTACGGCATCTCCGCCCTGGTTATCGTGGCCTTCCTGACGGTCTGGACCGTGCAGCGGACCCGCGACATCGCGGTGCTCAAAGCCATGGGCGCCTCCGGCGGCTATGTCCTGCGTGACGCCATCACCCAGGCGGCGATCGTCCTGCTCGCCGGCGCCGGGCTCGGCGGCGGAATCGGCATCCTCGGCGGATTCTTCGCAGCCAAGGCAGCCCCCTTCCTGGTCAACCCCGCAACCACACTGCTGCCCATCCTCGGAATCATCGCCCTCGGCCTGGCCGGCGCAGCACTCGCCGTCCGCCGCGTCACCAAAGTCGACGCCCTCATCGCCCTCGGCGGCAACTAAACCCTCCCGCGGCCCGTCCCGTCCGCAGCCCCCTACAGAATCCTCCCCGAGCACATCACCAAAGGAAGTACCACCATGTCCTCCACCCCCAACCCCCTGAATCTGGTCAACGTCACGCTCGAATACCCGGACGGGGACGGAACCATCAAAGCCCTCGACACCGTGAACCTCACGGTCCAGGCCGGCCAGATGATCTCCCTCGTCGGCCCGTCAGGATCCGGCAAATCCAGCCTCCTGGCCGCCGCCGCCACCCTCGTCCGCCCCACCCACGGCCTGGTACTCATCGACGGCACCGACGCCACCGGGCTCGGCGACAAAGACCTCACCGCACTCCGGCGCGAGAAAATCGGCATCATCTTCCAACAGCCCAACCTGCTCGCGTCCCTGACCGCCGCCGAACAACTCATCATCGGCGACCACCTGCGCGGAAAGTCCGTCAAAGCCGCCCGCGCCAAAGCCGCAGAACTGCTCGACATCGTCGGACTCGCCTCCAGCGCGGACAAACGTCCCCACCAGCTCTCCGGCGGCCAGCGCCAACGGGTCAACATCGCCCGGGCCCTGATGGGAGATCCCAAGGTCCTGCTCGTGGACGAACCCACCGCGGCCCTGGACCACGAACGCAGCGACTCCATCGTCCGGCTCCTGCGCCGCGTCACCGACGACTTCATGGTCGCCACCGTCATGGTCACCCACGACACAGAATTCGTCCCGCTGACCGACTCCGTCGCCACCATGCGCGACGGGAGGCTCACCGCCCCCGTACTCACCAACGCCTAACGTCCACCGTCGCTCCCCGCAAAACCACGCCCCTCCCGCACCAGCGCGGGAGCCCGCCGCCGCCACCCCCATCAAGCCAAGGACCACCGCCATGAAAAAGCTCTACTGCGCCGCCTTTACCTACATGATCGCCGGACTGGCGTCCGGGTTGTTCTACCGCGAATTCACCAAAGCCAACGACTTCACCGGCGACAGCCAGCTTTCCGTGGTCCACACCCACCTCCTGGCCCTGGGCATGCTCTTCTTCCTCACCGTCCTGGCACTGGACAAGCTCTTCAACCTCTCCGCACTGCGCATGTTCAACGTGTTCTTCTGGACCTACAACGCCGGCCTGGCCCTCACCACGGCGACGATGGTCCTCAGCGGCGTCCTTACCGTTCAGGGCAGCACCCCGTCCGCTGCGATCGCAGGCATCTCCGGGCTGGGCCACATCGGCCTCACCGCCGGCTTGATCCTTCTCTTCATCACCCTCGGCAAGCGCGTCTCCGGCAAAGAAACCGCCGAAGCCGAACTCACCACCGCCAACTGATCCGCCCGCTGACCCGGAGGCGGAAGACATGACCCTGCACCTGGAAGCGCCGGCGACCGGCGCCCGGAAACGATGGGCCGGCCTGGCCGTACTGGCTGCCGGGCTGTCCATGATCGTCATCGACGGGACCATCGTCGGGGTCTCGCTGCCGGCCATCATCGCGGACCTGAAACTGGACCTTTCCGAGGCCCAATGGGTGAACAGTCTCTACTCCGTCGTGTTCGCGGCCCTGCTGCTGACCGCGGGAAGGCTCGGGGACCGCATCGGCCGGCGGCGGCTCTTCATTGCCGGGGTGCTCATTTTCCTAGGCGGCAGCCTTCTCGCCGCCATGGCTCAGGAAGCTGCCCCGCTCATCAGCGCCCGGGTCATCCAGGGAATCGGCGGGGCGCTGGTCCTGCCCACCACCTTGTCCACGGTCAACGCCACGTTCCGGGGTAAGGACCGTGCCACCGCTTTCGGGATCTGGGGTGCTGTCATCTCGGGGGCCGCCGCGATTGGGCCGCTCCTGGGAGGATGGCTGACCAGCACTTTCTCGTGGCAATGGATCTTCCTGGTCAACATCCCGCTCGGCGCCGCGGTCATTACCGGCGCAGTCCTGGCAGTTCCGGAAACCCGGGCACGGATCACCGCGCCCGGACTCGACGTGGACGGGCTGCTCCTGAGCAGCCTCGGTTTCGGGTTCCTGGTCTTCGGCCTGATCGAGGGAAGCTCGCTGGGCTGGTGGACGCCCGCAGCGTCCTTGACCGTGCTCGGAATGGCCTGGCCGGTCACCGCGCCCATCTCGGCTGCCCCCGTGTCC
This genomic window from Arthrobacter sp. 24S4-2 contains:
- a CDS encoding DUF2871 domain-containing protein yields the protein MKKLYCAAFTYMIAGLASGLFYREFTKANDFTGDSQLSVVHTHLLALGMLFFLTVLALDKLFNLSALRMFNVFFWTYNAGLALTTATMVLSGVLTVQGSTPSAAIAGISGLGHIGLTAGLILLFITLGKRVSGKETAEAELTTAN